In one window of Cellulophaga sp. HaHa_2_95 DNA:
- a CDS encoding heparinase II/III family protein, with the protein MTNFKIYFITFLLTSICGFSQTIPTNEVIATADLINYLTPEVKAKLREEGAITEASLAQYFRDKFSERYFFDFKDIDTRFQAYNSIYTGVEKSHEENAKDHMGKYLGPAQWKLPFDYLDGTPVNAYALRHLARQHKMVDVAYQYYYQNKDPKYINYFKDQLQSLNGALQANEFEKIEDGNGVYEVFRSGYRVLNWLQIHNLFLGQEAYTDKDQLTTIATLLQHGAHLFQHNPEFASGNHQTRGMSALAMISMLFRDFKDTDTWYEHSMSLLEQHMSKEINDDGFQFERSIHYHMSDIDNYFYVYQLAKISELTVKPFWKERLKSLFITLTKIAYPNKTAPVLSDDTDNPWATYNDISGALTLGYLLFESPNIGHFANDHVERKMFWYVTNSQLKMLTHIEGQEPTMKSVEFPTTGYYVMREGWSPEDKMMVISAGLDADKPDHQHGDMLGIQAMAHGKVMLPNYQVRYSLEDYDFFKNSMVKNVALVDDELQGKQYTSNQGGSGFGKFLELPQPKVIAWKKNENSDIFIGSHNGFEKSGVRYSRQVIYLKDDFWVVKDNFSSAVPRDYKQVWQGHYSLEEAPNLIRSSFDNASGLDIYQLKKADTISTSGARGKQWTVVTKKEQSTFSFISIVYPYQGYANRIDENKEKPSFREWVLNDTFWKASGEETYSLSKGETAVFFSVNKLEFEKIALNFSIVSDLIVTLKDRKLKVQAIGEQETELSFQNKSTKKSMMLKPGETVAFSIK; encoded by the coding sequence ATGACTAATTTTAAGATCTATTTTATTACCTTTTTACTAACTTCTATCTGTGGTTTTTCTCAAACGATACCAACCAATGAAGTAATAGCTACTGCAGACTTGATCAATTATTTAACCCCAGAGGTTAAAGCAAAATTAAGAGAGGAAGGAGCGATTACAGAAGCTAGTTTAGCACAATATTTTCGGGATAAATTTTCTGAGCGTTATTTCTTTGACTTCAAAGATATTGATACTCGTTTTCAAGCCTATAATTCTATTTATACAGGAGTAGAAAAGTCTCATGAAGAAAATGCCAAGGATCATATGGGGAAGTATTTAGGCCCCGCACAATGGAAACTACCTTTTGATTATTTAGATGGGACACCAGTAAACGCTTATGCACTACGTCATTTAGCACGCCAACATAAAATGGTAGATGTGGCATATCAGTACTATTACCAGAATAAAGATCCAAAATATATTAACTATTTCAAAGATCAGTTGCAATCATTAAATGGAGCCTTACAAGCAAATGAGTTTGAAAAAATAGAAGATGGGAATGGCGTATATGAAGTGTTTAGATCTGGTTACCGGGTTTTAAATTGGTTGCAGATTCATAACCTATTTTTAGGACAAGAAGCGTATACAGATAAGGATCAGTTAACTACTATTGCCACCTTATTACAGCATGGAGCGCATTTGTTTCAGCATAATCCTGAGTTTGCTTCAGGAAACCATCAAACCAGAGGAATGTCAGCGCTTGCTATGATTTCTATGTTGTTTAGAGATTTTAAAGATACAGACACGTGGTATGAGCATTCCATGTCGCTTTTAGAGCAACATATGTCTAAAGAAATTAATGATGATGGTTTTCAATTTGAACGTTCTATTCATTATCATATGAGCGATATTGATAACTATTTTTATGTGTATCAATTAGCTAAAATTAGCGAGTTAACGGTAAAACCGTTTTGGAAAGAACGCCTAAAATCACTCTTCATCACCCTTACAAAAATTGCATATCCAAATAAAACAGCTCCTGTATTGTCTGATGATACAGATAACCCTTGGGCCACTTATAACGATATTTCAGGAGCTTTAACCCTTGGATATTTACTCTTTGAATCTCCTAACATTGGTCATTTTGCGAATGATCATGTGGAGCGTAAAATGTTTTGGTATGTAACCAATTCCCAATTAAAAATGTTAACGCATATTGAAGGGCAAGAACCAACAATGAAGTCGGTTGAGTTTCCTACGACAGGATATTATGTGATGCGTGAAGGCTGGAGTCCTGAGGATAAAATGATGGTAATTTCTGCTGGACTAGATGCTGATAAGCCAGATCACCAACATGGTGATATGCTAGGAATCCAAGCTATGGCACATGGAAAAGTTATGCTGCCAAACTATCAAGTACGTTATTCTTTGGAAGATTATGATTTTTTTAAAAATTCTATGGTTAAAAACGTAGCACTGGTAGATGATGAGTTACAAGGCAAGCAGTATACTTCAAACCAAGGAGGTAGTGGTTTTGGGAAATTTTTGGAGTTGCCACAACCAAAAGTGATTGCTTGGAAAAAGAATGAAAATTCAGATATATTTATAGGAAGTCATAATGGTTTTGAAAAAAGTGGTGTACGTTACAGTAGGCAAGTTATTTACTTAAAAGATGATTTCTGGGTTGTAAAAGATAATTTCTCATCAGCAGTGCCACGTGATTACAAGCAAGTTTGGCAAGGACATTATTCTTTAGAAGAAGCTCCAAATTTAATTAGATCTAGTTTTGATAATGCTTCAGGTTTAGATATTTATCAACTTAAAAAAGCAGATACCATAAGCACTTCTGGCGCCCGTGGTAAGCAGTGGACCGTAGTTACCAAAAAAGAGCAAAGTACCTTTAGCTTTATTAGTATAGTATATCCGTACCAAGGGTATGCCAATAGAATTGATGAGAACAAGGAGAAACCCAGTTTTAGAGAGTGGGTACTAAATGATACTTTCTGGAAGGCTTCTGGGGAAGAAACCTATTCATTATCTAAAGGGGAAACAGCCGTATTCTTTTCCGTAAATAAACTGGAATTTGAAAAAATAGCTTTAAATTTTTCTATAGTATCAGATCTTATCGTGACCCTCAAGGATAGGAAGCTAAAGGTACAAGCTATCGGAGAACAGGAGACTGAATTATCGTTTCAAAATAAATCAACTAAAAAATCTATGATGTTAAAGCCTGGAGAGACAGTAGCATTTAGTATTAAATAG
- a CDS encoding DNA topoisomerase IB, whose amino-acid sequence MTKIQEVDDSAMCISRKKKGRGFAFYDEDGLKIQDKKILKRLRNLVIPPMWSDVNICRFDDGHIQAIGRDLKGRKQYIYHSVYEKNRQEAKFRKMLDFADHLPKIRKRAYKDLKAKEWNKRKLLALIILILDEYGVRIGNKHYRNENETFGLTTLRRKHLNFEGDELVFKYKGKSNQEREVHIDDEHLIPFIKETANLPGYEIFRYKDQYGVFQDVDSEEVNTYINTFMGDGFSSKDFRTWSGSRLAIECYDYALKDHAKSTRKKFSNMVIKMVAEELGNTPSVCKNYYVHPAVFNAIDAKEVPNPNPYKNTRSTYKLSASERLAYQIIKDSY is encoded by the coding sequence ATGACTAAAATTCAAGAAGTAGACGATTCTGCAATGTGTATTTCAAGAAAAAAAAAGGGGAGGGGTTTTGCTTTTTATGATGAAGATGGTTTAAAAATTCAAGATAAGAAAATCTTAAAGAGACTTAGAAACCTTGTCATACCACCTATGTGGTCAGACGTTAATATCTGTCGGTTTGATGATGGACACATACAGGCCATTGGACGGGATCTAAAAGGCCGAAAGCAATATATCTATCATTCTGTCTATGAAAAAAATAGACAAGAGGCAAAATTTAGAAAGATGCTAGATTTTGCAGATCACTTACCAAAAATTAGAAAGAGAGCTTACAAAGATTTGAAGGCAAAAGAATGGAACAAACGTAAGTTGTTAGCCTTAATAATTCTTATTTTAGACGAGTACGGGGTGAGAATTGGCAATAAACATTACCGTAATGAAAATGAAACATTTGGATTAACAACCTTGCGTAGAAAACATTTGAATTTTGAGGGTGATGAGTTAGTTTTTAAATATAAGGGCAAAAGTAATCAAGAAAGAGAAGTGCATATTGATGACGAACATTTAATCCCTTTTATAAAAGAAACAGCTAATCTTCCAGGCTATGAGATTTTTAGGTATAAAGACCAATACGGAGTATTTCAGGATGTGGATAGCGAAGAAGTAAATACATATATCAACACTTTTATGGGAGATGGTTTTTCTAGTAAAGACTTTAGAACATGGTCAGGTAGCAGACTGGCTATAGAATGTTATGATTATGCTTTGAAAGATCACGCAAAAAGTACCCGTAAAAAGTTTAGTAATATGGTCATCAAAATGGTTGCTGAAGAACTGGGAAACACACCATCCGTATGCAAAAATTATTATGTGCATCCGGCAGTATTCAATGCCATAGATGCGAAAGAGGTTCCCAATCCAAATCCCTATAAAAATACACGTAGTACATACAAACTTTCTGCTAGTGAACGGTTAGCCTATCAAATTATTAAGGACAGTTATTAG
- a CDS encoding AraC family transcriptional regulator: MKRIVVNSLPLKDVINDIAKALDTEFVQKCDQFILSVPEHYGRGEIMGVNFKNNMGILIYNCEFKEDFEIQFVIKEVHPLKFLFCLEGTLEHKFAEDDHRHSIVQYQNAIVSSSKHNGHILCFKKNQKTIFYSLEIDRLNFLEHYQCEIDSLSDTLQDLFRDEAADNVFYYDGFYSLELATLFTEIQEFQHGSFLKKTFLEGKSYEILTKQIIQYEDDLKNESKRTLLRISEIKKVREAIILIDTDVATYKNLKVISATVGLNQSKLQYGFQYFFKQTIHQYIQNKRLEQSKVLLIQQENSIADVMFLLGITSRSYFSKLFRDKYGMTPSYYRDNFKKIIDNKK; the protein is encoded by the coding sequence ATGAAGCGTATTGTGGTTAATTCTTTGCCCTTAAAAGATGTTATTAATGATATTGCGAAAGCATTAGATACAGAATTTGTTCAAAAATGTGATCAATTTATATTATCAGTTCCGGAACACTACGGCCGTGGTGAAATAATGGGAGTGAACTTTAAAAATAACATGGGAATTTTAATCTATAATTGTGAGTTCAAAGAAGATTTTGAAATTCAATTTGTCATAAAAGAAGTACATCCCTTAAAATTTTTATTTTGTCTGGAAGGCACTTTGGAACATAAGTTTGCGGAAGATGATCACAGACATTCTATCGTACAATATCAAAATGCAATTGTATCTAGTAGTAAGCACAATGGACATATATTATGTTTTAAAAAAAACCAGAAAACCATATTTTATAGTTTAGAAATAGATCGCCTCAACTTTTTAGAACATTACCAATGTGAGATTGATAGCCTTTCAGATACATTACAGGATTTGTTTAGAGATGAAGCAGCAGATAACGTTTTTTATTATGATGGTTTTTATAGTCTAGAATTAGCAACTTTATTTACAGAAATTCAAGAGTTTCAACACGGAAGCTTTCTCAAGAAAACTTTTCTAGAAGGTAAGTCCTACGAAATATTGACAAAACAGATAATTCAATATGAAGACGATTTAAAGAATGAAAGCAAGCGGACTTTACTTCGTATTTCTGAAATAAAGAAAGTAAGAGAAGCCATTATTTTGATTGATACTGATGTGGCCACCTATAAAAATTTGAAAGTAATATCTGCTACAGTAGGACTTAATCAAAGTAAGTTGCAGTATGGCTTTCAGTATTTCTTTAAACAAACTATTCATCAATATATTCAAAACAAACGTTTAGAGCAGAGCAAAGTTTTATTAATTCAGCAAGAGAATTCTATTGCTGACGTCATGTTTTTATTAGGTATAACAAGCAGGAGTTACTTCTCTAAATTATTTAGGGATAAATATGGGATGACACCTTCTTATTATAGAGATAATTTCAAAAAAATAATTGATAATAAAAAGTAG
- a CDS encoding chondroitinase-B domain-containing protein, with the protein MKKSFILLFLSLALFSHQEKVVAQTLNVSTAQELQDAIAEAKAGNEIVLQNGVWKDIQIKFYGEGTADKPITLRAETPGKVSIEGVSNLKLGGMYLVVKDLHFRNGYTPSNSVIQFKINEDSIANHSRITNCVIDEFTQPNREVSDHWIEFWGRNNQLDHSSIVGKSNFGPTVRVFLKGNEHVNNHHQIVYNHFGPRPRKGGPHGETLQIGSSHTSMTPSYTNVSNNFFDRCNGEVEIISNKSNFNEYRNNIFFESEGSLVLRHGNYCTIDGNVFIGNDNSEFIGGIRVINTGHWITNNYFYKIKGNEFRSALAVMNGIPKSPLNRYNQVTDVVVAYNTYIDCKSPFQFGVGTNIDKKEVLPASEIRSARPERMLLANNLVFNHEKEEYPIVNYDDVGGVIFKRNVLNNQNKSGVSSDGISTEDFSVNKLSENLYVPENSLENVYHGFDFETIKTDFFGADRTQQNSIGAMTVPVSGNPLLIKKEIYGASWFSLTASNATPKTIQVSSSRALQSKLKSAHSGDIIALKGGVYKINSSLLIDKNITITSADKNRRAEIRFTSEKPGFTMLPKGELHLNNVSLKGNKTQDAIATLDKNMSKAFNLDIKNTEISSFKSVIKAYKASFADTISIEGSTIKDCLMGILLNTEIDAKGDYNAEFVTITNSTFDHIGSSVLNYYRGGYDESTIGGNLVLKNNTFTNSGQADESGLLIQNHGIVNVIFSDNTFRDNPVKEIAILWGEKGQKPVNNVTENSGEIRIEQNLKQKLMY; encoded by the coding sequence ATGAAAAAGAGTTTTATCCTTTTGTTTTTAAGTCTTGCACTATTTTCGCACCAAGAAAAAGTAGTAGCCCAAACTTTAAACGTTAGTACAGCCCAAGAATTACAAGACGCTATCGCTGAGGCGAAAGCAGGAAACGAAATTGTTCTTCAAAATGGGGTTTGGAAAGATATTCAAATTAAATTTTATGGAGAGGGGACAGCAGATAAGCCGATAACATTACGGGCAGAAACACCTGGAAAAGTAAGCATTGAAGGGGTGTCTAATTTAAAATTAGGGGGAATGTACCTTGTTGTTAAGGACTTACATTTCAGAAATGGGTACACGCCTTCAAATAGTGTTATTCAATTTAAGATTAATGAAGATTCTATTGCAAACCACAGTAGGATTACCAATTGTGTAATAGATGAATTTACGCAACCCAACAGGGAAGTGTCAGACCATTGGATAGAATTTTGGGGAAGAAACAACCAATTAGATCATAGTTCTATTGTAGGGAAATCAAATTTTGGTCCTACAGTTAGAGTCTTCCTAAAAGGAAACGAGCATGTAAACAATCACCATCAAATTGTATATAATCATTTTGGTCCTAGACCACGTAAGGGTGGGCCTCATGGTGAAACGTTACAGATAGGGAGTAGTCATACTTCAATGACCCCATCATATACGAATGTCTCTAATAATTTTTTTGACAGGTGTAATGGTGAAGTTGAAATAATTTCTAACAAGTCTAATTTCAACGAATATCGTAATAATATTTTCTTTGAGAGTGAAGGATCTTTAGTGTTAAGACATGGGAACTATTGTACTATTGATGGTAATGTCTTTATAGGAAATGACAACTCTGAATTTATCGGAGGTATTCGTGTCATAAATACAGGACATTGGATTACCAATAACTACTTCTATAAGATTAAAGGAAATGAGTTTAGAAGTGCCTTAGCGGTAATGAATGGTATTCCTAAATCGCCACTTAATCGATACAACCAAGTTACAGATGTGGTGGTGGCTTATAATACGTATATAGACTGTAAATCGCCATTTCAATTTGGTGTAGGGACTAATATTGATAAAAAAGAGGTGTTACCCGCTTCAGAAATTCGTTCAGCCAGACCAGAACGTATGCTTCTCGCTAATAATTTAGTGTTTAATCATGAAAAAGAGGAATATCCTATAGTAAATTATGATGATGTAGGTGGTGTCATATTTAAGCGTAATGTTCTGAACAATCAGAATAAAAGCGGAGTTTCTAGTGACGGTATAAGCACTGAAGACTTTAGTGTAAATAAACTATCAGAAAATCTCTATGTACCTGAAAACAGCTTGGAAAACGTGTATCATGGTTTTGATTTTGAAACTATTAAAACAGATTTCTTCGGTGCAGATAGGACGCAACAAAACAGTATCGGTGCTATGACGGTGCCTGTAAGTGGAAATCCTTTGTTAATTAAAAAAGAAATATATGGCGCATCATGGTTTTCTTTAACGGCATCAAATGCTACTCCAAAAACGATTCAAGTAAGTTCTTCTAGAGCATTGCAATCGAAACTTAAAAGTGCACACTCCGGAGATATTATAGCCTTGAAAGGCGGAGTATATAAGATAAATTCTTCATTGTTAATCGATAAAAATATTACGATTACTTCTGCGGATAAAAATAGAAGAGCGGAAATTAGATTTACTTCAGAAAAGCCTGGTTTTACAATGTTACCAAAAGGCGAATTACACCTAAATAACGTAAGCTTAAAAGGAAATAAGACACAAGATGCGATTGCTACTTTAGACAAGAATATGTCTAAAGCTTTTAACTTAGATATTAAAAACACAGAGATTTCAAGTTTTAAAAGTGTTATAAAGGCCTACAAAGCATCATTTGCAGATACCATCTCAATAGAAGGCAGTACTATTAAAGATTGCCTTATGGGTATTCTTTTAAATACAGAAATTGATGCTAAAGGCGATTACAACGCAGAGTTCGTGACCATTACGAATTCTACTTTCGATCATATAGGATCTTCCGTACTTAATTACTATAGAGGAGGGTATGATGAGTCTACTATCGGAGGAAATTTAGTATTGAAAAATAATACATTTACCAATAGCGGTCAAGCCGATGAAAGTGGTTTGTTAATTCAGAATCACGGAATTGTAAATGTTATTTTTTCTGATAACACATTTAGAGATAACCCAGTAAAAGAGATCGCTATATTATGGGGAGAAAAAGGCCAAAAGCCAGTAAATAATGTTACTGAAAATTCTGGAGAAATTAGAATAGAACAAAACTTGAAACAAAAACTAATGTACTAG
- the hpf gene encoding ribosome hibernation-promoting factor, HPF/YfiA family encodes MQIIYEYHDVASSDRLEAMVREKLDKLKDKYDMLIRADVFFKEENTSSDETGKICNIRLSLPGPRLFAESSHDNFQSSISETINELERQLRKKKEKMQQH; translated from the coding sequence ATGCAGATAATATATGAGTACCATGACGTTGCGTCTAGTGATCGATTAGAAGCAATGGTAAGGGAAAAGTTAGATAAATTGAAAGATAAATATGATATGTTGATCAGAGCAGATGTATTCTTTAAAGAAGAAAATACATCCTCCGATGAAACTGGCAAAATTTGCAATATTCGCTTAAGTTTACCAGGACCCCGTTTATTCGCGGAATCTAGTCATGACAACTTTCAAAGCTCTATTAGCGAAACAATTAATGAGTTAGAAAGACAGTTGCGAAAGAAGAAAGAAAAGATGCAACAGCATTAG
- a CDS encoding RagB/SusD family nutrient uptake outer membrane protein, with protein MKKLKFIYLFVAFSMLTTLSCEDILDVEASDAFAEDLIYSDPVQVERLVYTVYNSTESWGINKAQWWSRRFNIEAGSFEAKFNFKNLDLFRLRAGWTDSNAGILNEKWRNYWDYIRLANEFLDRIDESEAMQKDPEHVAILKAEMRFLRANAYSKLLKYYGGVPILERALGLDDNFQLVRNSYEECVTFIVNELDEAAAVLPESRPDVEFGRATKLAALAVKSRTLLYAASKLHDPSTAPNGPLYDYAKASKWQDAADAAKAVIDMVGARDLIAVSDATDYQNLFLAPNEDILFARPFSAAYYDFGTDVNSLWDQTQSPSGYGGWGLSSPTHNFALQFNMADGTRTDAAGSSYDPANPNANREMRYYADLNYQGAQFRGRTVDYALADTPSATTPDGPDSPNGIVEGIGVNQEHSSKTGYNIRKFQDESLTAPTDIAAQRPFILYRLAEIYLNYAEAQAELGNDDSARIFVNKISSRALQPAITAAGEELKEAIKRERRIELAFEGHNFFDERRWMNEEHLGFPIQGLTWTKAPDGTLSNTEYTVVTRPWFQKHYYLPIPATEIEKAPSLLQNSGY; from the coding sequence ATGAAAAAACTAAAATTTATATATCTATTCGTCGCTTTTAGCATGCTTACAACACTAAGTTGTGAAGATATTTTAGATGTTGAAGCTTCAGATGCGTTTGCTGAAGATCTTATATATAGTGACCCCGTACAAGTAGAAAGGTTAGTATACACTGTATACAATAGTACTGAAAGTTGGGGTATAAATAAAGCCCAATGGTGGTCACGAAGGTTTAATATTGAAGCGGGATCTTTTGAAGCTAAATTCAATTTCAAAAACCTTGATCTATTCCGTTTAAGAGCGGGTTGGACCGACAGTAATGCTGGAATATTAAATGAAAAATGGAGAAACTATTGGGATTACATAAGGCTAGCTAATGAATTTTTGGACCGCATTGATGAAAGTGAAGCCATGCAGAAAGATCCTGAACATGTTGCTATCCTAAAAGCTGAAATGAGATTTTTAAGAGCAAATGCTTATAGTAAATTACTGAAATATTATGGCGGTGTACCTATTTTAGAGCGCGCCTTAGGACTAGATGATAACTTTCAATTGGTACGTAACAGTTATGAAGAGTGCGTAACTTTTATAGTGAACGAATTAGATGAGGCTGCAGCAGTCCTTCCTGAGAGTCGCCCCGATGTAGAGTTTGGTAGAGCAACTAAACTAGCAGCATTAGCTGTCAAATCTAGAACATTATTATATGCCGCTAGTAAGCTACATGATCCTAGTACGGCTCCAAATGGCCCTTTATATGATTATGCCAAGGCAAGCAAGTGGCAAGATGCCGCAGATGCAGCCAAAGCGGTTATTGACATGGTTGGTGCCAGAGACCTAATTGCCGTAAGCGATGCCACGGACTATCAGAATTTATTTTTAGCCCCTAATGAGGACATTCTTTTTGCTAGACCTTTTAGTGCTGCCTACTATGATTTTGGAACGGATGTAAATTCGCTTTGGGACCAAACACAATCCCCAAGCGGATATGGAGGATGGGGATTATCATCACCTACTCATAATTTTGCCTTACAGTTTAATATGGCAGATGGTACACGTACTGACGCTGCAGGAAGTAGTTATGATCCTGCAAACCCAAATGCTAATAGAGAAATGCGCTACTATGCTGATTTGAATTATCAAGGAGCACAGTTTCGAGGCCGCACGGTAGATTATGCCCTTGCGGATACTCCTAGCGCAACGACACCCGATGGTCCTGACTCCCCCAATGGTATTGTAGAAGGGATTGGCGTAAATCAAGAACACTCTTCTAAAACAGGGTATAATATTAGAAAATTTCAAGATGAAAGCCTTACCGCGCCAACAGACATAGCTGCACAGCGCCCCTTTATTCTATATCGTTTAGCTGAAATATATCTTAATTATGCAGAAGCGCAAGCGGAACTAGGTAATGATGATAGCGCTAGAATTTTTGTAAATAAAATTTCTAGTAGAGCATTGCAACCAGCTATCACAGCTGCTGGTGAAGAACTAAAAGAAGCAATTAAAAGAGAACGAAGAATTGAACTTGCATTTGAAGGGCATAACTTTTTTGATGAAAGACGTTGGATGAACGAAGAGCATCTAGGATTCCCTATTCAAGGACTTACTTGGACAAAAGCACCTGATGGTACTTTGTCAAATACGGAATACACTGTAGTGACAAGACCTTGGTTCCAAAAACATTACTATTTACCGATACCTGCTACTGAGATTGAAAAAGCTCCTTCACTATTGCAGAATTCTGGGTATTAA
- a CDS encoding ferritin-like domain-containing protein gives MKHLTHLLEYQVKDLLDIELQLLQILPKIIFCAKDKYLLKLLHLHLQETTIQSIKIGQVGQVLEILHTTQTSEVMTSLIKQITLFLNKDIKSELKDAGIIAELQKIEYYKIACYDTALSYAKELKLTSITSLLNDTLNQVYEINESLTDLAENHMNKKAANKY, from the coding sequence ATGAAACATCTTACTCATCTTTTAGAATATCAAGTAAAAGATTTACTAGATATTGAACTACAATTACTTCAAATTCTACCTAAAATTATATTCTGTGCTAAAGACAAGTACCTTCTGAAATTACTTCATTTGCATTTGCAAGAGACTACAATTCAAAGTATCAAAATAGGTCAAGTCGGCCAAGTACTAGAAATACTACATACAACTCAAACTTCAGAGGTGATGACGAGCCTAATCAAACAGATTACGCTATTTTTAAATAAAGACATTAAATCAGAGCTTAAAGATGCGGGGATTATTGCCGAATTACAAAAAATTGAGTATTACAAAATAGCATGTTATGATACTGCTCTAAGCTACGCCAAAGAGCTTAAATTAACTTCGATCACTTCTCTTTTAAATGACACACTAAACCAAGTATACGAAATTAATGAAAGCCTAACAGATTTGGCAGAAAATCATATGAACAAAAAAGCAGCAAATAAGTACTAA
- a CDS encoding DUF6642 family protein: MEIEKFIFCLEAVPDVDVNSTTEVVNTLEDIALNQGIASIYKTCDTIEGLEQSLNDLLYEDHNFKDYEIIYLVMPGEPNNVLLNDYYYSIEEIAEIFEGKMSGKVIHFANEKILDLTDEESQYFLDVTGARAISGYGAKLGAISSVATIDRVFFSLYQENDDFKEVVELMFQKHYNLCKLLDFRLYY; the protein is encoded by the coding sequence ATGGAGATTGAAAAATTTATTTTCTGTCTTGAAGCCGTTCCGGATGTAGATGTTAATAGCACTACGGAAGTGGTGAATACTTTGGAAGATATCGCCTTAAACCAAGGTATAGCAAGTATCTATAAAACTTGTGATACCATTGAAGGCTTAGAGCAGAGCCTGAATGATCTGTTATATGAAGATCATAATTTTAAAGATTACGAAATTATTTATCTAGTGATGCCAGGAGAGCCTAATAATGTGCTGTTGAATGATTATTATTATAGTATTGAGGAGATCGCAGAAATTTTTGAAGGTAAAATGAGTGGGAAAGTGATACACTTTGCCAATGAAAAAATCTTAGACTTAACAGATGAGGAATCACAGTACTTTTTAGATGTTACTGGAGCACGAGCCATATCTGGTTATGGAGCAAAGCTGGGTGCAATTTCTAGCGTAGCAACTATTGACAGAGTCTTTTTTAGCTTGTACCAAGAGAACGATGACTTTAAGGAAGTCGTAGAATTAATGTTTCAAAAGCATTACAACCTTTGCAAGCTACTAGATTTCAGATTGTATTATTAA
- a CDS encoding VOC family protein → MNVQAYLAFDGNCQEALSFYGDIFNAEIKNRQTYEDKKIDVPGSYRGKLQHAELKGKGVNFMAYDASPDTPINNGSQIHMSVDLDTVEEAEKIFTKLSSGGQIHHEFREREWGHFGRCNDQYGISWMVNCDK, encoded by the coding sequence ATGAACGTACAAGCATATTTAGCCTTTGATGGCAATTGTCAAGAAGCCCTGAGCTTTTATGGGGATATATTTAACGCAGAAATTAAAAACCGTCAAACTTATGAAGATAAAAAAATAGATGTTCCAGGTAGTTATAGGGGGAAATTACAGCATGCAGAATTAAAAGGTAAGGGCGTAAATTTTATGGCCTACGATGCCTCTCCGGATACTCCAATAAATAACGGTAGTCAAATTCATATGAGTGTAGACCTAGATACGGTAGAAGAAGCTGAGAAAATTTTTACTAAACTCTCCAGCGGAGGACAAATCCATCATGAATTCAGAGAGCGAGAATGGGGACACTTTGGTAGATGTAATGACCAATACGGAATTAGTTGGATGGTAAATTGTGATAAATAA
- a CDS encoding response regulator has product MNLQFRKIAIADDDEDDRYIFQEAFESLNLGLELFQFKDGMELMNYLNCSLNELPNFLFLDLNMPKKNGLECLQEIRANERLKGLPISIYSTSNSDRDIQEAYALGADIYLTKPTSFNLLKNSLERLFTSSWVKEMTKPSKKEFIFNLY; this is encoded by the coding sequence ATGAATTTACAATTTCGAAAAATTGCCATTGCAGATGACGATGAAGATGATAGATATATCTTTCAAGAAGCATTTGAGTCTTTAAATCTAGGCTTGGAATTATTTCAATTTAAGGATGGGATGGAATTAATGAATTATTTGAATTGTTCCTTGAATGAATTGCCTAATTTTTTGTTTTTAGACTTAAACATGCCTAAGAAAAATGGTTTAGAATGTTTACAAGAAATTAGAGCTAATGAAAGATTAAAAGGGCTGCCAATAAGTATTTACTCTACTTCTAATTCGGACAGAGATATTCAAGAAGCCTATGCGTTAGGAGCTGATATTTACTTAACGAAACCGACTAGCTTTAATTTGCTTAAAAACTCTTTAGAACGTCTATTTACAAGTAGTTGGGTAAAAGAGATGACGAAGCCTAGCAAAAAAGAATTTATTTTTAACCTGTATTAG